From Juglans regia cultivar Chandler chromosome 8, Walnut 2.0, whole genome shotgun sequence, the proteins below share one genomic window:
- the LOC109006754 gene encoding acetylajmalan esterase-like has product MFDAIYQLGDSFSDTGNLIRENPAFPFSQLPYGETFFKNATGRCSNGLLMIDYIALAAGIPFLHPYLNKDVMFSRGYGENFAVAGSTALPTYVLAEKNISSPITNSTLSVQLDWMFSHFNAICFDDYDCIKKLKNALFMVGEIGWNDYNYALFQGKTIKEVIDMVPEVVQAIKDAVTRVIGYGASHVVVPGNFPIGCLPIYLTAFQTNNVAAYDEFHCLKRLNNLSMHHNHHLQQAIKVLRREYPNVVIIYGDYYNAFQSVYQHAPLLGFDVVSIQKSCCGVGGDYDFSIARMCGAPGVPVCVNPNELISWDGVHMTQRAYQFMAYWLINDILPKLHCKA; this is encoded by the exons ATGTTTGACGCAATATACCAACTCGGGGACTCGTTTTCCGACACCGGAAATCTGATTCGTGAGAATCCGGCTTTTCCATTTTCTCAGCTCCCCTACGGGGAAACCTTCTTCAAGAATGCCACCGGCAGGTGCTCCAACGGGTTGCTAATGATAGATTACATTG CTCTGGCAGCCGGAATTCCATTTCTTCATCCCTATTTGAATAAGGATGTGATGTTCAGTCGTGGTTATGGAGAGAACTTTGCTGTAGCTGGTTCCACTGCCTTGCCTACATATGTTCTTGCAGAGAAGAACATTTCGTCTCCAATCACTAACAGCACTTTAAGTGTACAACTAGATTGGATGTTTAGCCATTTCAATGCGATTTGTTTCGATGATTATG ACTGTATCAAGAAGCTTAAAAATGCCCTATTCATGGTGGGAGAAATAGGATGGAATGATTATAACTATGCATTATTTCAAGGCAAAACTATTAAGGAGGTCATAGACATGGTTCCAGAAGTTGTTCAAGCAATAAAGGATGCTGTTACA AGGGTCATTGGCTATGGTGCTTCCCATGTTGTTGTTCCAGGCAACTTTCCAATAGGCTGTTTACCGATCTATCTTACAGCATTCCAAACCAACAACGTAGCTGCTTATGATGAATTTCATTGCCTAAAGAGGTTGAATAATCTTTCAATGCATCACAATCATCACCTGCAACAGGCCATTAAAGTTCTGAGAAGAGAATACCCTAATGTTGTTATAATATATGGTGATTATTACAACGCTTTTCAATCAGTTTACCAACATGCGCCACTTCTTG GATTTGATGTTGTATCTATACAGAAATCTTGTTGTGGTGTTGGAGGTGATTATGACTTTAGCATCGCAAGAATGTGTGGAGCTCCTGGTGTACCTGTTTGTGTTAATCCAAATGAACTTATAAGCTGGGATGGAGTTCATATGACTCAGAGAGCATACCAGTTTATGGCATACTGGCTCATCA